In Candidatus Edwardsbacteria bacterium, the DNA window GTGCTCCACATCAGAAGCTACCGTGGCTTAATTGTTGTTTTTGAACTGCCGCCACCCCCGATTTCATCGGGGTGCTCCACATCAGAAGCTACCGTGGCTTAATTGTTGTTTTTGAACTGCCGCCACCCCCGATTTCATCGGGGTGCTCCACATCAGAAGCTACCGTGGCTAATTATTATTTGAACTGCCGGTCCCGCCATGGCGGGACTCCTCCCGGGTAGGCTACCGTGCCTAAGACTTCTTCAAAGATGGTAATTATATCAGATATATAATTGAAAAGTCAAATATTTTTACTTTTTAGGCAGCTGGTTCCTGGTCTTCATGATATCATCTATTATCCCGTATTCCTTGGCCTCATCGGAGGACATCCAGAAGTTCCGATCAGTATCCTTGGCTATCTTGTCCACCGGCTGGCCGGTATGATCGGCCAGGATCCTGTTCAACTGCTCCCTGATCAGAAGGATCTCCTTGGCGTGGATCTCGATGTCGGTCGCCTGGCCCGACACCCCGCCCAGCGGCTGATGGATCATCACCCGGGCATTGGGCAGGGCGAAGCGCTTCCCCTTGGCGCCGCTGGACAGCAGCAGGGCCCCCATGGAGGCGGCCATGCCCATGCAGATGGTCACCACATCCGGCTTGATGTACTGGATGGTGTCGTAGATGGCCAGCCCCGAGGAGACCCCGCCACCGGGAGAGTTGATGTAGAGAAAGATGTCCTTCTCGGGGTCGTCGGCCTCCAGAAACAGCAGTTGGGCAATTATCAGGTTGGAGATGATATCATCTATGGGCATTCCGATAAATATTATCCGCTCCTTTAACAGCCGGGAATAGATATCGTAGGCCCGCTCCCCCCTGCCGCTCTGCTCGATCACTATCGGTACTAAACTCATGGTTGCCTCCTGATATTTTATGATTGATCTGTTTTTTCTATTGAGCCTGCCCGGATTCCATCTCCTGGCGCATCATCTCGGCCCACGAGGTGTTGGGATATTTTATGATTCCCAAGCGCCAACACTCCAGAGCCGCTTTTTTCTGTTTGATCTGATGGAAATATATCCGGCCCATCCGGTAATAGGCGTTCGCCGCGGTAATAGTGTCGGAAGTGTTTTCCGCCAGCCTCTTCAGCCTATCAATCGCCTGGTTGAAACTCCCCTGAACGAAATCCATCTCCGCCAGTTCGGTCAGGGCCAGATCCCCGGCCATGGTGCCCGAGCCCGAGTCGGCCAGTTGGGCGAAAGTTTTTCCGGCCCGGACCTGATCGCCCTGATATTTGAAAGCCATCGCCCGGCCCAGCAACTCGACATCAGAGATTTTATCAGTTTTGGACTGGGAAATCAATAGTATCCTGGCCAGGGCATCGTTGGCATATGCCCCTTCCTGGTCGGCCCGGGCCGCCTGTCCGTAATATTTCAGGGCCTCGTCCGGCTGGTTCCTGGCCAGTTTTATCTCTCCTAAAAGATAATATCCCCGCTGTTTTATCTTCGGTTGATGCATCCCCTCAGCCAGCCCGGCGCATTTGTCCCCGGCCCGCTCCCAATCGCTCAGGGCCATCAGACAAAGACAGACGGTGAAATCGCCCTCGATCTTCAATGAATCGGGCCAGTATTTTTTCTGATTGTCTATCAGAGCCATGGCCTGGCGGGGCTCGTTCTTATGTCTCAGCCAAAGCCCGGCCAAGTCCAACTGGGCCTGGGGTATTTTTTTGTCGGATAATGAGATCAACATTTTCTCGGCCTTTTGATGATCGCCTTTAGTAAGATATAACTCGGACAGCTTAATCTCCCAGTATATTCTATCGACCCTCTCTCCCTCCAGATATTCGGCAATGACCGATATAGCTATCGTGATATCCGGGCCGGGCTGGGCCGCCAGCTGGCCGACCGCCATTCGCAGGCGTTTTCCGTCCTTTATTTTCTTGTGATAATGCCAAGCCCTTTGATAATCTCCGGACTTGCGAAAAAGTTCTCCCAGCAGCCATCTGCCATCATCCGTTTCGGCATCCACCTCATTTTCGGCCAGGACGGCGACGGCCTTATATCCGGCCTGCAGGGAAAGCTCCTCGAATTTTCCCATGGCCCTTCCCGGCTGTTGTTTCAAGGCCCGGGCAAACTCCCTCGCCGCCTCCCGGTATTTCAACTGCTGCTGAAAAAGCTCGCCCAGTTCGTAAGCAAAGAGGTTTTTTTCTTTGAGGGCCTTCCGGCCCCAAAGATAGATGGCCTCAGCTTGGTTGGTGGCCTCCGATTGCTGCAATATTCGCCCGGCCTGCCGGGTCATCTCCTGGTCGGGCTTGCCGCCCAGCGATATCTTGAATTGCTCCAAAGCCGCCTCCCGGTTGCCTTCCCTCAAGTGTACCACCGCCTTCTGCCAGGTTGATTGGTCAAAGCGTTGGGGCTTCTGTCCCTGGGCCGCAAAGATGGCCAGGCATATGGCCGGCACTATCAGCAAATTAAGTTTTATTTTCATTGTCCCAGCAATCTGAAGTACTCCTCCAATATTTCTTTATATTCCAGCGGATAATACTCCTGCCGCCAGTTCTTCCAGGCCGGCAGACCCTGCGGGGTCCATTTCCCCTTATCCGTATTCGGCGGACGATAGCTGTTCTCCGGCAGGCGGCCGCTTTCGGCCTGGCGCTCCCTGGAGAAATCCCTCTCTTTTAAAGACTGCTGGGCGTCCAGCATCCGGGTCAGTATTTTCTCCTGCCTCTCTATCGTCTGGCGGCTGACCTGCTGTTTCTTAAGGTCCTCGATTACCTGTTTCATCTCCTCCACCAGGTTGTCCAGCCTTCCGGCTTTGTCCCGACGGCCGCCGTACTTTTGACCGAACTCCTCCATGCCCTGCCGGACCGCCTCCTGCTGGGCGGCCAGCCGGGACATCCGGCTGCGGGCCTGCTGCGACATCTGTCCCCCGCCCTCCTGGGGCATGGGCAGCAGGGAACTGGTGCCCTGGTTGACGGCCTGTTGCTGGCCGGAGAGGCCGGAAAGGTCCTGCATCATATCGCCGGAGCCGCCGCCCGAACTGCCGGATGATTCCATCAGGCTGATGGCGGCGCCGTTGAGCGAGGCCAGAGCCTTCTGGCCGCCCTTTTGGGCCTGGTCCCCGCGGCCCTCCGAATGGGCCTGGGCGGCCTGGCCCATCTGCCTGGCGGCCTCCTGCATCATCTGCTGGGAACGGGGGGACAGCAGCATGTTATTTCGGGCCATGTTGTCCAGCTCCCGCCTTATCCGTTCGGCCTGCCGCTGTATTATCTGCTGCTGGTTGGCCAGATCGTTCTGGTTGGCCGCCGCATTGGCCGCGCTCTGGTTCAGGCTTTCCTGCTGCCGGGAAAGGTCCAGCAGATCCCTGGCCCTTTGCTGGACGGCCTTGGCCGCCGCCTTATTTTTAGCCTGCCGCATGCTGCTGCGGGCGCTCTGCATGCCGGCGGAGATCATCGAGAGCTCCGACAGCACCTGTTTCTGCAAGTCGGCCGCCTGTGAATTATTATTCTCGGACAGCGATTGAGAGGCTTTTTCCATCTTCCGACCAGTCTGCTTCTGCTGCAGGCGATCGGAGTTTTCGCTCAGCTTCTGTGAAGCCTCCCGGTTAGACTCCTTCAACTCCCGGGCCAGCTCCTGCATCTCATTTGATATCTTCTTCAGGTCCTCCGCCAGTTGTTTCTGCTCGGACGACAGCCGTTTATTGAGGCCATCATTCGGGCGGCTCTCTGTCCTCTCCTTCAGGTCCTTCTGTCGTTGGGCCAGGTCCTGCAGCTGGCGGTCCAGCTTCTCCATCTGCTGTTCCTGCCGCAGCTCCTTCAAAAGCTCCATGGTCTGGTCCAGCTGCCGCTTGAAATCCTCCTGTGACAGTTTCAGGTTATCCAGGGCCCGGCCGACCTCCTGCTTGTCTAATTTGTCCAGGGCCTGCCTCAGCCGCTCCATATCCTGCCGCATCTGGTCGGTGGCCACCTGATCGAACAGCTCCCGCAGCTGAGCCAGCTTCTCCATGGTCTCCGGATCGAAGCTCCATTTGTTCTCCCGTTGTTTTAGATTTTCGGCCGCCTGCTCCAGGGCTTGCTCTAATTGTTCCGCCAGCTCCTGCTGTTTTTTCAACACCTGCTCGGCCGCTGCCTGCTGCTGCCAGTCGATCTTCCTGGCTTCTTTTAGGCTCTGGGCCAGTTTGTCGATCTCCTCTTTTAATTGATTGCGTGGCTCCTCGGTCTGTCCGATCTTTTCCATCACCGTGGAATCGGCCTGGGCCAGCGAGCGGTAAATATCCTCTATAGTGGGAACCCTTATTATCTGAACCCGGCTGCGCCCTAGCTTGGGTCCCGACACTGCATCGTTATCCAGGGCCTCCAGCCAGTAGGTAACCGAATCGCCCGGCAGGACATCCAGACGGCCGACGTCCCAGACATATTCCACCACGGCATCCTCAGGGTATTTTTGCCAGCGATTGATCTCTGTATTTTTTTGCCGGCCGCTGCTGATGTATCCCAGCCTTGCCGCCGAGAGACCGAAATCGTCGCTGGCCGCGCCGATTAATGATACCTTCATGCCCTCGCCCAGCATGATATCGTTCTCCGGGAAGATTATCTCTATCTCCGGAACCTCGTCATCCAGGCAGGTTATCCGATATCCTGCCGAGTTGACGAAGGTGTCCCCCTGGGCGGTTCGGCCCCAAATGTTGTATTTTTCGTTTCTGCCGATATAAAAACTTACCGACAATTGTCGGCCTTCGGATATCGCCACCTCCTTCTGTCCGCTCCGGTCAAACAACAGCCGGGCCTCTTCTAAGGGCAGAGTGGAGACAGCCGATATATCAACTCTGGATCCCCTGATGGCGGTGATATCCCCCTGGTTCTCCATCTGCCGGACCTGAAAGCCGGTATATCTTGGAGGTGTTATCTTGAGCCTGATATCCGACAGCAGCAGCGGAGTGTAGCAGTCTATCCGATAAAACCGGCTCTGTCGGCGTCCCAGCAATATGCGGTAGGAAAGCGGGGTTCGTATATCCTTGATCTTGGCCGCCAGCTTTCCCTCGGTGATGGTCATGGGAGCCGAGCCATTGGCGTCTCCCCGCCACTCTATCCTACCCGTTGTACGACCCGGATTGACGACATCGACCAGTATTTCGTTTTCCCTGGCCACCCGGACATCTCCGGGGCTGATCCCTATCCCGTCCCATTGGCCGATGACCCCGTCGGGCGACATATATCGCTCCAGGCTTATACATATCTCACTCGGTCTGATCAGGCTGCCGATGACCAGAACTATCAGCATATAAACTGTAGGCTTGCCGAGAGGCAATGCCTTAACCGGAAAAATACTCCCGCCCTGGATCCCTTTCAGCTTCTCCCCTGCCCGTTGAATAAGGTCGGCTATCAGCTGCTGGGAATAATTTTCCCGGTTTTCCTTACCCAGGCCGAACTGTACCGCAGTGGAGATCTCCTGTTTCAGTTCCGGGATGGCTTTTTCGATTTCGTAAGATATCTTGCGGTAATCCGCCGGGCGCAGCCTTAAGAACAGGAGATATATCGCCAGGACCGGCAAGGCCAACACAGTGGCGAATGATAAAATAAACCTGGCCGCCGATGGCAGAACAAGCATCCAGTCGGCCAGATGCAGCAAGAACAGCCAGCCTAAGCCGATATATAATGAAGCAATCAATATATTTATCGTGCTTACAAACCGCTGCCTCCGATAAATACCCTGAAGGGCTGTTTTTAAATCTATATTATCTCTTCTTTGGTCCATTTTAACCGTTTTAATTAAGTGCCTTACCTGTCATTCCTTCGAAGGAAGGAATCCAGGCTTTCAGGCCTCTTCCTTTGTGCACGGCATTTGTGCATAAATATTTTAAAATAACATAATGATCTTTTGATCATAAAATCATACACCTATCTGACCACCCCTTTATCCCACTTCGCTAACTTATAATAATCTGCACGGCTCAGTGCAGGCTCTCCTTGATCAAGGAGGGGACGGTATAAGGGTTAGGCCTGTAGGATATTTACGGATTTGTCACGGCATACCACAGGATGTTTATCCCCATCCTGATGGCCTGCTCCCGCACCTCCGGCGGGTCGTTATGGGCGTTGGTCCAGCCATCGGAGATATTGGTATTGAAGCTGTAGAACAGCACCAGCCTCTCCTGGAAATATACCCCGTAGCCCACCGGTCGGCCCTTCTCGTGCTCATGGATCTTGGGCAGGCCGCCGCTGAAGTCGTAATAGCAGTTGTAGATGGGGTGGGTGAAGGGCAGTTCCTGTAAAGAACATTCCGGCAGGATCCTTTTCATCTCCCGGCGGAAGGTGGTGTCCATGCCGAAATCATCGTCGGCATAGATGAACCCCCCGGATTCGATGTACCGGCGGAGCCTTTTGATCTCCCGTTCGGTGAATTTTATCTCGCCGTGCCCGGTGATGAATAAAAAGGGATGGGAGAACAGCTGGTCGTCGTTGGCCGAAATGTTGTATTTAGCGGGATCCACCTCCTGCCCGGTACGGGCGGAGTATTCCTTTAGCAGATTGGTCTCCTCATCGGGGTCGTTGTACCAATCCCCGCCCCCGCCGTATTTTAGCCGGGCGATGTCTATTCCCCCGGCCAGGCAGGGTAGACCAATCGCAATAGATATTAGAATTAGGGCGATGACTGATATTCTTTTCATACTGTAATTTTACCCTCCGGGCCGAATAAAAGCAAGATATAAATAAAACGCCTGCCGTTTATGACGACAGGCGTTAATTTCATCAAAATACCTAAAATCCCCGGTGCTTCAGCATCTCGAAGCTTATCTTGCGCTGGGCCAGCCCGTCATAGGAGAACAGCACGATATCGTTGATCCCGGCCTTGCGCAGCGCCCGTATCTTCTCCATCAGCCCGTCCATGCTGTCCCGCCAGGCCCCCAACCCCACATAGACCTGGCCCTGCCCCTTGTAGGCCACGGCCTTTTGGGCCAGCCGCACCACGGTGCCGGTGTTGGTGGAATAGTCCATCAGCACCACGAAATCGGCCCAGCGGTTCTCCAGCCAGGCCGGCCAGTCCTGTCCGAACGACAGCCGGGCCTCGTCGGGATCGGGCTTGACCGCCGCTGACAACTGCACCCAGGGGTTGAATTTAACAATGTCGAACTTCAACTGAGCCACCAGGTCGGATATCTGGTACATCCGCCACTGCTGCCAGGTCGCCCAATACGGCTCCAGGGCGCGATTCCCGTCCAGCAGGGCGAAGGGGTCCACCTTGTACTGGTTGTAGAAGCTGGTGCGGCTGGAGACGTCGTAGGAATAATTGATGCTGCCGTACCGGACATAGTCCAGGTGGATGCCGTCCACATCGTATTTAAAAAGGATCTCCCTCACCAGCTCCCTCAGGTAGGTCTTCACCTCCGGGCTGGATGGCGAAAGGTAGACCCCCTCCAGATTTTTCTGACCCAGCTCCTTCTGGGAATAGTCTTTTAAACTCCGGCCCTGGGGATCGGCAGCAAACCAACTGTCGTCCCTGTAGTAGGCATGGCGTCCGTCCCGCGGCCTGCGGTCCGACGACCACACGAAATAGACGTTTATCCAGGCGTGGATCTTTATTCCCTTAGCCTTACATTCTTTGACCATCAGGGCCAGCGGGTCGAAATTCCTAGTCACGCAGTCGGCGGTGGGCACCAGCTTGGAGTCGTAATAGGCCTCGCCCCGGGCGTAGAACTGAACGAACAGGTTGTTGACCCCGGCCTTGTGGGCCTCGGCTACTATCTTCTTGACGTTCTGGGGCGAGGTCAGGGAATAGCGTACCACCCACATCCCCTTGACCTGGGCCAAGGCCGGAGCCGCCAGCAACAGCAGGAAAAGGCCGGATATCAGCGATCTATGGAGACTGGTTTTCATCATATTGTGGTTAATGATACCCGAAAAAACAAAAAGGCGCAAGGTGAAAATCACCTTGCGCAGTTAACGATCCCACGGCTATGCCCGGATAAAATGGAACCCCAGACTAAAGCATTTGATAGTTCTTTTTCTTTTTTGTCCCGCCAAAACGAAAAAGAACCAAAAAGAAAAAAGCTCGTCGCTGAACCTCTGCTCGTCAGCCCTAAAGCGTCGGCCTAAATTTGACAAACTCGCTTCGCTCAAACAGTGCCAAATTCTTTACGGCCTTCTTTATTCAGTAGCAGAGCTAACGCGACTTTCCGATAAGCACAAATTTTCAGGCTTTCTGGTCCCCGCCTTCAGTGGAGCGGTATTGCTGCAGCTCCGAAAAAGCATTCATTGCGTTATCTGCTTTCTGCCGGCTCTGGTCCAATAAATGCCGGAGCAAACGCCCTGCCCGCCGCGCAACTGGGCGGTTAAGACTTCTTTGGTTACTTTCTTGGTCACAAGAAAGTAACATTACTGCCCCCAGAAAGCTCCGGATAGATATATTCAAGTTTTGATTATTTTTATCATTTGACACATTAAAAAGGCGCAAGGTGAAAATCACCTTGCGAGGGAGTCCGGTCATACATAATCATCTAGTTAATTGTTAAATTGTTATAGCTACTTTGTTTCATCGACACGGCAATTCTGCTTCCTTTCGATAGCTATACCAATAAAATAGATCATGAATACTAACCCTATTGAGGTTATCGGTATTATTCCAAATAGTATCATAAAATGGTAACTAGAAAACCCATAGAACTGACAAAAATAATCCATGAAACTAAGAATAGACGTGTAACATAATATTGTGACCATTGTTAAAATTGTGGCAAATTTATGAGGATAACGAATATTTCCCTTTTTCCCTTCTCTAACATTGAAGTAAACAATACATAAAATAATTACATATGGTATAGTTGTCAATAAACTAAACAATAGACTTCTGTATACGAAAGTGAATGGTTCATTCTTCGCGATTTGTAAATCAATTGGATTTTTTAGGCGTTGCAGAATCCCAAACGTGTTTAAAATAATTGGCTGTATAAAACCATACACGGCTAGTATAAATGCAAGTTTTTTCATCACATTTTCCTTTCCTCATTACTTAATAGTAACCATTGCCGCATTCAGCTCTGTTAAAACTTTCAGCCCCCTAAATACGACTGCTAAGTAATATATTCGGTATAACTCTTACCGCAAGCTAACCCGACGATAGAAGTAATACTACACCAAAAATAAAAAAGGCGCAAGGTGAAAATCACCTTGCGCCCGTATTATTCAAAGGATATTACTCCGCCTTCTTGGCTTCTTTTTTGGCGGCCTTCTTTTCCGGCTTTTCCTTCTTGGCCTTGGGGGCCTTTTCCTTCTTCTCGCCCTCTTCCTTCTTTTCGGCCTTCTTCTTGGGTGCGGCCTTGGCCTTCTTCTCGGCCTCCTCGGGCTTCACCTTGGCCGGGGCGCCGAACAGCTCCATCTGGGCCAGCAGGGCGGCGTCGCCGTGGCGGGGCCACAGTTTGACGATGGAGATAAAGCCTGATTTCTTGTCCTTCATCCGGGGAACGATGACGTCGAACAGCTTCCTCAGCACCGTCTGGTCCTTGACCACGGTGGCCACCTGGCGCCGGGCGGCCAGGGTGCCCTTCTGGGCTATGCTGATCATATGCTCGGCATCGCGCCGGATCACCATGGCCTTGGTGATGGTGGTCTTTATCCGCTCGTACTTGAACAGGGAGGTCACCATGTTGCTGACCAATGCGGCCCGGTGGGACCGGGTGCGGCCTAATTTGACGGTATCTTTACGGTGTCTCATTGATCTCCATTCTACTTAAGAAAAGTAGTCGAAAAATGTTGTTTACTTGGATTTCTTCTTGGTTTCCAGGAATTGGTCAACCTTCATTCCGAAGCTCAGGCTCATGGCCTTGAGGATCACCGACAGCTCGGCCAATGATTTGCGTCCGAAATTACGGTATTTGAGCATCTCGCTCTCGGTCTTCTGTACCAGGTCGCCCAGAGTGTTGATATTATTGGCTCTCAGGCAGTTGGCCGAGCGGACCGACAGCTCCAGCTCCTCCACCGGCTTGTTGAGCATATCCCGCATCTTAAGCATGTCGTTATCCACCGCATCTTCGCGCAGTTCGTCGGGTTTGTCGCCAAAGGACTGGAACAGCCCGATGTGGTCCTGCAGCAGTTTGGCGGCGTAGGATACCGCCATGTCCGGCTTGATGGAGCCGTCGGTGTGGATCTCCAGTATCAGGCGGTCGTAATCGGTGCGCTCGCCCACCCGGCAGTTCTCCACGTGGAAGTTCACCTTGGAGACCGGGGAGAAGGCCGCATCCAGCGGGATCAGCCCGATGGTATTGTATGATTTGCGGAACACCTCGGCCGGAACGTATCCCCGGCCGTGATCCACCGTCAGCTCCATCTTCAGGCTGCCGTCCTCGGACAGGGTGGCCAGGTGCAGCTCGGGGTTCAGGATCTCCACATCGGGGTCGCCCTCGATCTGGGCGGCGGTGATCCGGCCCTTGGTCTGGGCCTTCAGGTAGACGGTCTTGGGATGCTCGGAATGCAGCCGGATCCTGAGCTGCTTCAGATTGAGCACGATCTCGGTGACATCCTCCATGATGCCGGGGATGGTGGAGAACTCGTGCAGCACGCCCTCGATCTTGACCGCCACCACTGCCGATCCGGTTATGGAGGACAGCAGAACCCGGCGCAGGGCGTTGCCCAGGGTCAAGCCGTAGCCGCGCTCCAGGGGTTCGGCGGTAAAGCGGCCGAAAGTGTCGTTGTTGCTGGCTTCATCTATGATAATGCCTTTCGGCATCTGTAAACTTTTCCATCTCATGGTTAAGTCTGCCCCCTTGTTTAACGGTTGAAGGTTGAGCCCGCCGCTTTTTTACCAGCGGCCAGCCAGGCAGTTAAGGCCTACTTGGAATAGAGCTCGATGATCAACTGCTCGTTAATCGGCAATCCTATGGTGTCCCGGGTCGGCACGTTAAGCAGGCTGCCGCTCATGGTGGCCGGCTCGTACTTCAGCCAGGAGACCAGGGCTCGGCTTTTATTCTTATCCAGAGATTCCTTGATGATAATGTTCTCCTTGCTCTTGTCCTTGACCTTGATCACGTCCCCCGGCTTGATCAGGTAGGAGGGGATGTTCACCACCTTCTCGTTCACCAGAAAATGCTTGTGGCCCACCAGCTGGCGGGCGGCCGAGCGGGAGGGGGCCATCCCCATCCTGAAGACCACGTTGTCCATCCGCCTCTCCAGCAGCGACAGCAGGTTCTCGCCGGTGACGCCCTTCATGCGGGAGGCCTTGTCAAAGTATCCCCGGAACTGGCGTTCCAGGATACCGTAGATGCGGCGCACCTTCTGCTTTTCCCGAAGATGGATGGCATAGCCCGAAGGCTTCCGGTTGATCTCTTTGCCGCGCTCGCCCGGAGGATAGCTCCTCTTCTCAAAAGCGCATTTGGCGGAATTGCAGCGCTCGCCCTTCAAAAACAGCTTGGTGCCCTCGCGGCGGCACAGTTTGCATCTAGCGTCCGTATATCTGGCCATCTATGTAAAAAACCTCCTTAATAATTTCCTTGAAAATTATCCCTGGGTCGGCAGTTTAGACCCGTCTCCTCTTGGGGGCCCGGCAGCCGTTATGCGGCACCGGAGTGACATCGCGGATGACGCTGATGTTGAGTCCGGCCGCCTGCAAAGAGCGGATGGCCGATTCCCGTCCGCCGCCGGGGCCCTTGACCCAGGCCTCCACCCGCTGCATGCCCAGCCCCAGGGCGATCTTGGCGCAGCTCTCGGCGGCCACCTGGGCGGCAAAGGGGGTGGATTTGCGGGACCCCTTGAACCCGGCCTTGCCGGCCGAGGCCCA includes these proteins:
- the clpP gene encoding ATP-dependent Clp endopeptidase proteolytic subunit ClpP — encoded protein: MSLVPIVIEQSGRGERAYDIYSRLLKERIIFIGMPIDDIISNLIIAQLLFLEADDPEKDIFLYINSPGGGVSSGLAIYDTIQYIKPDVVTICMGMAASMGALLLSSGAKGKRFALPNARVMIHQPLGGVSGQATDIEIHAKEILLIREQLNRILADHTGQPVDKIAKDTDRNFWMSSDEAKEYGIIDDIMKTRNQLPKK
- a CDS encoding tetratricopeptide repeat protein, with amino-acid sequence MKIKLNLLIVPAICLAIFAAQGQKPQRFDQSTWQKAVVHLREGNREAALEQFKISLGGKPDQEMTRQAGRILQQSEATNQAEAIYLWGRKALKEKNLFAYELGELFQQQLKYREAAREFARALKQQPGRAMGKFEELSLQAGYKAVAVLAENEVDAETDDGRWLLGELFRKSGDYQRAWHYHKKIKDGKRLRMAVGQLAAQPGPDITIAISVIAEYLEGERVDRIYWEIKLSELYLTKGDHQKAEKMLISLSDKKIPQAQLDLAGLWLRHKNEPRQAMALIDNQKKYWPDSLKIEGDFTVCLCLMALSDWERAGDKCAGLAEGMHQPKIKQRGYYLLGEIKLARNQPDEALKYYGQAARADQEGAYANDALARILLISQSKTDKISDVELLGRAMAFKYQGDQVRAGKTFAQLADSGSGTMAGDLALTELAEMDFVQGSFNQAIDRLKRLAENTSDTITAANAYYRMGRIYFHQIKQKKAALECWRLGIIKYPNTSWAEMMRQEMESGQAQ
- a CDS encoding DUF4159 domain-containing protein, which encodes MKRISVIALILISIAIGLPCLAGGIDIARLKYGGGGDWYNDPDEETNLLKEYSARTGQEVDPAKYNISANDDQLFSHPFLFITGHGEIKFTEREIKRLRRYIESGGFIYADDDFGMDTTFRREMKRILPECSLQELPFTHPIYNCYYDFSGGLPKIHEHEKGRPVGYGVYFQERLVLFYSFNTNISDGWTNAHNDPPEVREQAIRMGINILWYAVTNP
- a CDS encoding family 10 glycosylhydrolase, which encodes MKTSLHRSLISGLFLLLLAAPALAQVKGMWVVRYSLTSPQNVKKIVAEAHKAGVNNLFVQFYARGEAYYDSKLVPTADCVTRNFDPLALMVKECKAKGIKIHAWINVYFVWSSDRRPRDGRHAYYRDDSWFAADPQGRSLKDYSQKELGQKNLEGVYLSPSSPEVKTYLRELVREILFKYDVDGIHLDYVRYGSINYSYDVSSRTSFYNQYKVDPFALLDGNRALEPYWATWQQWRMYQISDLVAQLKFDIVKFNPWVQLSAAVKPDPDEARLSFGQDWPAWLENRWADFVVLMDYSTNTGTVVRLAQKAVAYKGQGQVYVGLGAWRDSMDGLMEKIRALRKAGINDIVLFSYDGLAQRKISFEMLKHRGF
- the rplQ gene encoding 50S ribosomal protein L17; the protein is MRHRKDTVKLGRTRSHRAALVSNMVTSLFKYERIKTTITKAMVIRRDAEHMISIAQKGTLAARRQVATVVKDQTVLRKLFDVIVPRMKDKKSGFISIVKLWPRHGDAALLAQMELFGAPAKVKPEEAEKKAKAAPKKKAEKKEEGEKKEKAPKAKKEKPEKKAAKKEAKKAE
- a CDS encoding DNA-directed RNA polymerase subunit alpha — translated: MRWKSLQMPKGIIIDEASNNDTFGRFTAEPLERGYGLTLGNALRRVLLSSITGSAVVAVKIEGVLHEFSTIPGIMEDVTEIVLNLKQLRIRLHSEHPKTVYLKAQTKGRITAAQIEGDPDVEILNPELHLATLSEDGSLKMELTVDHGRGYVPAEVFRKSYNTIGLIPLDAAFSPVSKVNFHVENCRVGERTDYDRLILEIHTDGSIKPDMAVSYAAKLLQDHIGLFQSFGDKPDELREDAVDNDMLKMRDMLNKPVEELELSVRSANCLRANNINTLGDLVQKTESEMLKYRNFGRKSLAELSVILKAMSLSFGMKVDQFLETKKKSK
- the rpsD gene encoding 30S ribosomal protein S4; translation: MARYTDARCKLCRREGTKLFLKGERCNSAKCAFEKRSYPPGERGKEINRKPSGYAIHLREKQKVRRIYGILERQFRGYFDKASRMKGVTGENLLSLLERRMDNVVFRMGMAPSRSAARQLVGHKHFLVNEKVVNIPSYLIKPGDVIKVKDKSKENIIIKESLDKNKSRALVSWLKYEPATMSGSLLNVPTRDTIGLPINEQLIIELYSK
- the rpsK gene encoding 30S ribosomal protein S11, with the translated sequence MAEDKKSQKKKEKKIESAGIAHIQSTFNNTIVTITDKNGNVIAWASAGKAGFKGSRKSTPFAAQVAAESCAKIALGLGMQRVEAWVKGPGGGRESAIRSLQAAGLNISVIRDVTPVPHNGCRAPKRRRV